In Biomphalaria glabrata chromosome 11, xgBioGlab47.1, whole genome shotgun sequence, the following proteins share a genomic window:
- the LOC106072485 gene encoding uncharacterized protein LOC106072485, which produces MMELPTMCFFVVLLVSIDPVASQSSTTSTPASATSTFTSSSLSAEAPSVHSIQISSLVSNDSSTVVSTTATKMTTYTASSSETSLSINPTSVFNAFSEASTLSLNQTLSIAPTTSSTISPNGTANLRIFSETVFSSLTDLASNASLSTALSSTESLMTASLQTSSLQKPSLETSSLQTASLQTTSLETSSLQTSSLQKSSLQTASQQTSSLQTALQQTSSLETSSLETTSLETSSLETSSLQTASSNSTLLPTPSFSTSALETSNTPLLSSEFSSKSYFSSENSSSSVHQNITSTSNIAFSSTTSDVSTLYVTPSPTTFMPSDFSATITQNATFQPSSATSFSSATSFSSADTFSSETTFSIAPSPTATIQTSSPLEPTATSLPTQPQTTTATTSKPSLATPSPDDLAMIIRVKENTTHPANIHMNVQYAKEFSSCLNNTSASKCIIIMSFEAGSVYVYNVKRIDLIPSSARVARAAPDPFVCRAEDLLSFAIRLESNVTCTRAPCTNCLPITLESSSWYWSAEQQLDITFNPNYVDVTCATCTQSTNLITVPTIITASTTSGKPTDDPLAGGSTGKGEEGHSGIILGVIFGILVVVILVILAVVWYRGRRGHQGRPRRFNNSEGAVSHNRGARMESVNSDASDIEFADLKSGPSGSPMHATLDVSSTRYVDLNSKGGSSGRAGQYQNVQPNGQYENVKPQGQYENVGIKSAPTPEYATIGVQTSRPINVYNMAPPAQTPTNQRAPEGHKDPADGAGYSLAQNINLSSTDFFSSPENPYAEIEESQRSSSTRNSRTSDT; this is translated from the exons ATGATGGAGCTGCCAACTATGTGCTTTTTTGTCGTGTTGCTTGTTTCTATCGATCCAGTTGCATCGCAGTCTTCAACAACTTCTACGCCAGCTTCAGCAACATCAACATTTACGTCATCCTCATTATCAGCTGAAGCTCCATCTGTTCACAGCATTCAGATCTCGTCTTTAGTGAGCAACGATTCAAGCACAGTAGTTTCAACCACAGCAACGAAAATGACGACATACACAGCGTCGTCGTCAGAGACGTCACTCAGCATCAATCCCACGTCTGTTTTCAACGCCTTCAGTGAGGCTAGCACCCTGTCCTTAAACCAAACGCTTTCTATTGCGCCTACGACTTCTTCGACAATATCACCAAATGGAACTGCTAATTTACGAATTTTTTCTGAGACGGTTTTTAGTTCATTAACAGACTTAGCGTCGAACGCGTCCCTGTCGACAGCACTTTCATCGACAGAATCGCTAATGACAGCATCGTTACAGACATCATCGTTACAGAAACCATCGCTAGAGACATCATCACTGCAGACAGCGTCACTACAGACAACATCGCTAGAGACATCATCGCTACAGACATCATCGCTACAGAAGTCATCGCTACAGACAGCGTCACAACAGACATCATCGCTACAGACAGCGTTGCAACAGACGTCATCGCTAGAGACATCATCGCTAGAGACAACATCGCTAGAGACATCATCGCTAGAGACATCATCACTTCAGACAGCATCATCAAATTCTACTTTGCTTCCTACGCCATCTTTTTCCACATCTGCCCTCGAGACATCAAACACACCACTTTTGTCTTCTGAGTTTTCATCAAAATCGTATTTTTCTTCAGAGAATTCATCCTCAAGTGTTCATCAAAACATCACTTCTACGTCCAACATCGCATTTAGTTCTACAACCTCGGACGTATCAACATTATACGTCACGCCTTCACCAACAACTTTCATGCCATCGGATTTTTCAGCAactattacgcaaaatgcaacTTTTCAGCCAAGCAGCGCAACTTCTTTCAGTAGCGCAACTTCTTTCAGCAGCGCAGATACTTTCAGCAGCGAGACTACTTTCAGCATAGCACCTAGTCCGACAGCAACGATTCAGACATCATCACCATTAGAACCTACTGCCACATCTTTACCTACACAGCCGCAGACCACCACTGCAACAACTTCAAAACCATCTCTAGCGACACCTTCCCCAGACGACTTAGCTATGATTATCAGAGTGAAGGAAAATACAACTCATCCAGCGAATATTCATATGAATGTACAATACGCTAAAGA ATTCTCTTCCTGTCTTAACAACACATCAGCATCTAAGTGCATCATCATCATGTCTTTTGAAGCTGGCTCGGTCTATGTCTACAACGTCAAGCGTATAGACCTCATTCCGTCAAGTGCCAGAGTAGCAAGAGCCGCACCTGATCCTTTCGTTTGCAGAGCCGAAGATCTGTTGAGCTTTGCCATACGACTAGAGAGCAATGTGACTTGTACCAGGGCACCCTGCACCAATTGCCTTCCGATCACGTTGGAATCGAGTTCCTGGTACTGGTCGGCCGAGCAGCAGCTAGACATAACCTTTAACCCGAACTACGTTGACGTCACCTGCGCTACTTGCACGCAATCAACGAATTTGATCACTGTACCTACCATCATTACAGCGAGCACAACTTCGGGTAAACCTACTGATGACCCCTTAGCTGGAGGCTCCACCGGAAAGGGAGAAGAAGGCCACTCTGGGATCATTCTAGGGGTCATCTTCGGAATTCTTGTGGTGGTGATACTCGTGATCCTGGCTGTGGTCTGGTATCGAGGGCGGCGCGGGCACCAAGGAAGGCCCAGGAGATTCAACAATTCGGAAGGCGCCGTCAGCCATAACAGAGGCGCTAGAATGGAAAGCGTCAACAGCGACGCCTCTGATATTGAGTTCGCAGACCTCAAGAGTGGACCTTCGGGCTCGCCCATGCACGCCACCCTAGACGTCAGCAGCACTCGATATGTGGACCTAAACAGTAAAGGCGGCTCCTCGGGGAGAGCGGGCCAGTACCAAAACGTTCAACCGAACGGGCAGTATGAAAATGTAAAACCTCAAGGGCAATATGAAAACGTGGGCATTAAATCTGCCCCAACTCCCGAATACGCCACAATCGGAGTTCAAACCAGCCGCCCCATTAATGTTTACAACATGGCGCCTCCTGCCCAGACGCCTACCAATCAGCGCGCGCCCGAGGGTCACAAGGATCCCGCTGACGGTGCAGGATACTCTTTGGCGCAAAACATCAATCTCAGTTCAACTGATTTCTTTAGCTCTCCAGAAAACCCTTACGCAGAAATAGAGGAAAGTCAAAGATCATCCAGTACACGAAACTCAAGAACAAGCGACACTTAG